The following proteins come from a genomic window of Frankia casuarinae:
- a CDS encoding aldo/keto reductase, protein MRYRPLGSSGLLVSVVGLGCNNFGSRVDLTGTRAVVDAALDAGITFFDTADTYGNKGGSETLLGHVLRGRRDDVVLATKFGNDMGGMYGQDFSARASRRYIRKAVEGSLSRLQTDYIDLYQLHTLDAFTPIEETLEALDEIVKEGKVRYIGACNLDAWQVADAEWTARASGTTRFISAQNHYNLLERGVEAELVPAAQKYGIGVIPYYPLANGLLTGKYQRDEVPAPGTRLAGRQDELTDEVFDRLDALETFARERDRSLLDVTIGGLAAQPGVASVIAGATSPVQVRANAVAGQWQPRADDLAVLDKIAVTRRPAD, encoded by the coding sequence ATGCGCTATCGCCCGCTGGGATCCTCCGGACTACTGGTGTCTGTCGTCGGCCTCGGCTGCAACAATTTCGGCTCGCGCGTCGACCTCACCGGCACCCGTGCGGTCGTCGACGCGGCGCTCGACGCCGGGATCACGTTCTTCGACACCGCCGACACCTACGGGAACAAGGGCGGCTCGGAGACGCTTCTCGGGCACGTGCTGCGAGGCCGCCGCGACGATGTCGTCCTCGCCACAAAATTCGGCAACGACATGGGCGGCATGTACGGCCAGGACTTCAGCGCGCGGGCGTCCCGGCGGTACATCCGCAAGGCGGTCGAGGGTTCGCTGAGCCGGCTGCAGACCGACTACATCGACCTCTACCAGCTGCACACCCTGGACGCCTTCACGCCGATCGAGGAGACGCTCGAGGCCCTCGATGAGATCGTCAAGGAGGGCAAGGTCCGTTACATCGGTGCCTGCAACCTCGATGCCTGGCAGGTCGCCGACGCGGAGTGGACCGCCCGGGCATCCGGGACGACCCGCTTCATCTCCGCGCAGAACCACTACAACCTGCTGGAACGGGGCGTGGAGGCAGAGCTCGTGCCGGCCGCCCAGAAGTACGGCATCGGCGTCATCCCGTACTACCCGCTGGCGAACGGCCTGCTCACCGGCAAGTACCAGCGCGACGAGGTGCCGGCACCCGGCACCCGGCTGGCCGGCCGGCAGGACGAGCTGACCGACGAGGTCTTCGACCGGCTGGACGCCCTGGAAACCTTTGCGCGGGAGCGGGACCGGTCACTGCTGGACGTCACGATCGGCGGGCTGGCCGCCCAGCCCGGGGTCGCCTCGGTCATCGCCGGCGCGACCAGCCCGGTCCAGGTGCGCGCCAATGCCGTGGCCGGTCAGTGGCAGCCCCGCGCGGACGACCTCGCGGTGCTCGACAAGATCGCCGTGACCCGCCGTCCCGCCGACTGA
- a CDS encoding helix-turn-helix domain-containing protein: MAALNVRDLGDFIRDQRHSAQISLRQLAKQAGVSNPYLSQIERGLRRPSAEILQQIAKALRISAEVLYVQAGILEERQGEENVMAAVLADESLSERQKQVVLDIYEAFCRENAIAARAGRGHPDGDAEAGPRGFVPGEPAAPTAGPAAIGDSASARGPAATAGATFAEPTTKRRSARQASATSRGGTTTAARSASSDGTGKPSPGTAPGRTRRSKATGGEPAAATRTESGPITGAPPASLPTPAAPAAPAPQPTTDNPVDQT; encoded by the coding sequence GTGGCGGCCCTGAATGTGCGCGATCTCGGCGATTTCATCCGCGATCAGCGGCACAGCGCACAGATCTCCCTTCGTCAACTCGCCAAGCAGGCCGGGGTGAGCAACCCTTACCTCAGTCAGATCGAGCGAGGCCTCCGGCGGCCGTCCGCGGAGATTCTTCAGCAGATCGCGAAGGCGCTCCGCATCTCCGCCGAAGTGCTCTACGTGCAGGCCGGAATTCTGGAGGAACGGCAGGGCGAAGAGAACGTCATGGCTGCCGTGCTGGCGGACGAATCCCTGTCCGAACGACAGAAGCAGGTCGTGCTCGACATCTACGAGGCGTTCTGCCGGGAGAACGCCATCGCGGCGCGGGCCGGCCGCGGCCACCCGGACGGCGACGCCGAGGCCGGGCCGCGCGGGTTCGTCCCCGGCGAGCCCGCCGCCCCGACCGCGGGTCCGGCCGCCATCGGTGATTCGGCATCCGCACGGGGTCCGGCCGCCACCGCGGGAGCGACCTTCGCGGAGCCGACGACGAAACGGAGATCCGCCCGACAGGCGTCGGCGACATCCCGGGGCGGCACCACCACCGCGGCGCGGTCGGCCTCGTCGGACGGTACGGGTAAGCCGTCCCCGGGGACCGCCCCGGGCCGCACCAGGCGATCGAAGGCCACGGGAGGCGAACCGGCGGCGGCGACGAGGACCGAGAGCGGTCCGATCACCGGCGCTCCCCCCGCGTCCCTACCCACACCGGCAGCACCGGCAGCACCGGCTCCGCAGCCGACCACCGACAACCCGGTCGATCAGACCTAG
- a CDS encoding DUF349 domain-containing protein, producing MSDRSEPDHASAWGRVADDGTVFVRTASGERAVGSWRAGSLREGLAHFERRFDDLSAEVELLERRLTVSGVDPAGIVGSARRLLDSLDEAAVVGDLDALRTRLEAVVAATEEHRSALAAERAERAGRIAAAKEQLVAEAERLGRSSEWKTAGERFRALAEEFRAAGSLDKRTDSALWRRIATARDEFTRRRTAHFAALDTQRARSRERKEAIIAEAEALSDSTDWAGTAARYRALLADWKAAGRAAKDIDDALWNRFRAAQDAFFTRRNEANAERDAELRENQVKKEKLLAEATALDPADTDRSLRRLREIQDRWDEIGRVPREVAGSLERQMAAIGDKLREASDARWAQRSLASSPFVTKLRESVAKLEAKLARAQAAGRTKEIADTESALAAQRAWLAQAEGQSHND from the coding sequence ATGAGCGACCGCAGCGAGCCCGACCACGCCTCCGCCTGGGGGCGTGTCGCCGATGACGGCACGGTCTTCGTTCGCACGGCCAGCGGCGAACGTGCCGTCGGATCATGGCGTGCCGGCAGTCTCCGTGAGGGTCTGGCCCACTTCGAGCGCCGCTTCGACGATCTGTCCGCCGAGGTCGAGCTGCTCGAGCGGCGGCTGACGGTCAGCGGGGTCGATCCGGCCGGGATCGTCGGCAGCGCACGGCGGCTGCTCGATTCCCTCGACGAGGCCGCGGTCGTCGGTGATCTGGATGCGCTGCGCACGCGGCTGGAGGCCGTGGTCGCCGCCACTGAGGAACATCGCTCCGCGCTCGCTGCCGAGCGGGCCGAGCGGGCCGGCCGGATCGCCGCGGCCAAGGAGCAGCTGGTCGCCGAGGCCGAACGGCTCGGCCGCAGCTCGGAGTGGAAGACCGCCGGGGAGCGGTTCCGCGCGCTCGCCGAGGAGTTCCGCGCCGCCGGCTCGTTGGACAAGCGCACCGACTCGGCGCTGTGGCGGCGCATCGCCACGGCCCGGGACGAGTTCACCCGCCGCCGGACCGCGCACTTCGCCGCCCTCGACACGCAGCGGGCCCGTTCGAGGGAACGGAAGGAGGCGATCATCGCCGAGGCGGAGGCGCTGTCCGACTCCACCGACTGGGCCGGCACGGCCGCCCGCTACCGGGCGTTGCTCGCCGACTGGAAGGCCGCCGGTCGCGCGGCAAAGGATATCGACGACGCGTTGTGGAACCGCTTCCGTGCGGCGCAGGACGCCTTCTTCACCCGCCGCAACGAGGCCAATGCCGAGCGCGACGCCGAGTTGCGCGAAAACCAGGTCAAGAAGGAGAAACTGCTGGCCGAGGCGACGGCGTTGGATCCGGCCGATACCGACCGCTCGCTGCGTCGTCTCCGGGAGATCCAGGACCGCTGGGACGAGATCGGACGGGTCCCCCGGGAGGTCGCGGGCTCCCTGGAGCGGCAGATGGCGGCCATCGGCGACAAGCTGCGCGAGGCCTCCGACGCCCGCTGGGCCCAGCGCTCCCTCGCTTCCTCACCATTCGTGACGAAGCTGCGGGAATCCGTCGCGAAATTGGAGGCGAAGCTGGCCCGGGCCCAGGCCGCCGGACGCACCAAGGAGATCGCCGACACCGAGTCCGCCCTCGCCGCCCAGCGGGCCTGGCTGGCCCAAGCCGAGGGACAGTCCCACAACGACTGA
- a CDS encoding carbohydrate ABC transporter permease: MTREAGDSRAGWRAGVLLLPAFVGLGVFVIGPALVSAFIAGTDKTLTGPRFDWVGTANLRTALSDADLAGAVRNTLLYCALTVVPAIAIGLALALAAERVTHGRALVRCALFLPVSANIVAMAVVFAYMFDSSPDGLANTVVGLFGVAPVDWLGDTSTALPVVALVGGWRLTSFVFVVYLAGLTAIPRSVYEAADVDGIHGFARLRHITLPLLAPTTIFLGMFVTILTLQTFETVAVLTKGGPLDSSTTIIYYIYEVGFTGSFRIGYASMIALMLFVVIVALGAAGGLLGRRIRRTREAAA, encoded by the coding sequence GTGACGCGTGAGGCGGGTGATAGCCGGGCGGGCTGGCGAGCCGGGGTGTTGTTGCTGCCGGCGTTCGTGGGACTCGGTGTTTTCGTCATCGGGCCCGCATTGGTGTCGGCGTTCATCGCGGGCACGGACAAGACCCTGACGGGACCGCGTTTCGACTGGGTCGGCACGGCGAACCTGCGTACCGCTCTCTCCGACGCGGACCTGGCCGGCGCCGTGCGCAACACGCTGCTGTACTGCGCCCTCACGGTGGTACCCGCGATCGCGATCGGGCTGGCGCTCGCGCTGGCCGCCGAACGGGTGACCCATGGCCGGGCGCTGGTGCGATGTGCGCTGTTTCTTCCGGTCAGTGCGAATATTGTGGCCATGGCGGTCGTGTTCGCCTACATGTTCGACAGCAGCCCCGACGGTCTCGCGAACACCGTCGTCGGGCTGTTCGGGGTGGCTCCGGTCGACTGGCTCGGCGACACCTCGACCGCGTTGCCGGTGGTGGCCCTCGTCGGTGGTTGGCGGCTGACGAGCTTCGTCTTCGTCGTCTATCTCGCCGGGCTGACGGCGATCCCGAGATCGGTGTACGAGGCGGCGGACGTGGACGGCATCCACGGATTCGCCCGGCTGCGTCACATCACCCTGCCGCTGCTCGCCCCGACGACGATCTTCCTGGGGATGTTCGTCACCATTCTGACCCTGCAGACCTTCGAAACGGTCGCGGTGCTCACGAAAGGTGGCCCCCTGGACTCCAGCACGACGATCATTTACTACATTTACGAGGTCGGATTCACTGGATCGTTCCGCATCGGATATGCCTCGATGATCGCCCTGATGCTGTTTGTCGTGATCGTGGCACTGGGTGCCGCTGGTGGGCTGCTCGGGCGCCGCATCCGACGCACCCGGGAGGCCGCCGCGTGA
- a CDS encoding carbohydrate ABC transporter permease, protein MSVDTSSPASGPTPRGHAVRRASRRRAPQPGSAPARIPASRRGRRRSPTGPTIGRLVLLTIGIVAAVLPFVWMVRTAVGPRQTALALTSNPIPSSIDLSSFDRAWYAGDLGPALLTGVAVSLAILALQLATAIPAAYAFACLRFRGRTAAFAVVLATLLVPTQITAVPNYVTISALGLADTRVGLVLPFMTHAAMIFMLRQYMSTIPGSVLEAARMDGLGTWRTLWTIIVPLAAPAIASVSVFSFLLSYNEYLWPLLVARSPDIATPPLALARLMTDSSSVIPDFTELAAAALIISLPSLVVFVAAQRRLAAGITGTGAGA, encoded by the coding sequence GTGAGCGTCGACACCTCCAGTCCGGCGTCCGGGCCGACGCCCCGTGGCCACGCCGTGCGGCGAGCCTCGCGTCGGCGGGCTCCGCAACCGGGATCGGCGCCGGCGCGGATCCCGGCATCGCGGCGCGGTCGCCGCCGGTCACCGACCGGACCGACGATCGGGCGTCTCGTCCTGCTCACGATCGGCATCGTCGCGGCCGTCCTGCCCTTCGTCTGGATGGTGCGGACCGCCGTTGGGCCGCGGCAGACCGCGCTGGCGCTGACGTCGAACCCGATCCCGTCCAGCATCGACCTGAGCTCGTTCGACCGCGCCTGGTACGCCGGTGATCTCGGACCTGCCCTGCTCACGGGGGTGGCGGTGAGCCTGGCGATCCTCGCGTTGCAGCTCGCGACGGCGATCCCGGCCGCCTACGCCTTCGCCTGTCTGCGCTTTCGCGGGCGTACGGCAGCCTTCGCGGTGGTGCTCGCCACCCTGCTGGTGCCGACCCAGATCACCGCCGTGCCGAACTACGTCACCATTTCCGCGCTCGGACTCGCTGACACCCGGGTCGGCCTGGTCCTGCCGTTCATGACACACGCGGCGATGATCTTCATGCTCCGGCAGTACATGAGCACCATCCCGGGGTCGGTCCTGGAAGCCGCGCGGATGGACGGGCTCGGTACCTGGCGGACGCTGTGGACGATCATCGTGCCGCTCGCCGCGCCCGCGATCGCCTCCGTATCGGTGTTCAGCTTCCTGTTGTCGTACAACGAGTACCTGTGGCCGCTGCTGGTCGCGCGGTCGCCGGACATCGCCACCCCGCCGCTGGCGCTCGCGCGCCTGATGACCGACTCCTCCTCCGTCATTCCGGACTTCACCGAGCTCGCCGCGGCCGCGCTGATCATCAGCCTGCCGTCGCTCGTCGTCTTCGTCGCCGCCCAACGCCGTCTCGCCGCCGGAATTACCGGTACGGGTGCCGGTGCCTGA
- a CDS encoding extracellular solute-binding protein, translating to MIRIRRILPLPVAATMIILTACGGGGDASPADPAESLRPTARPADAGVDNVAGAKASPACVAQVKTLRMSAVGTLNDVAKSGKAYLEKAHPGLTVDLNTSAPDYTSLVQQISADRSAGRSVDVAVAGFDLLPTFARDLGAQELSPRLLRASYDQRLVGLGQVAGKQIGIPQQVSSLALVYNLDVLQKAGVDPATLGTTDGVIAAADKIKASGQNIQPLDLPTGQQFGQWILNTLASSKGTPIQDANGRPALNTPAAREAAAFLAKAASYGTHSADPTQQGLLRFGIRRQTAMTAVTVASVAGGLKFIAGQGTKGFRAGAVPFPTLPGGTQHPVAGGNALTVLSTDRCQREMATELVVSLLSPDVVAASTEALSYIPVDTQAVSQLGSFYETYPQLKPFNALIPSLVKAPAWSGARGGEVPSAISDQVQRILKGEDPVRALAAAQSQAVELTR from the coding sequence GTGATCCGTATTCGCCGAATACTGCCGCTGCCCGTCGCCGCCACGATGATCATCCTGACCGCGTGCGGCGGCGGTGGTGACGCGAGCCCGGCAGACCCCGCGGAGAGCCTGCGCCCCACGGCCCGTCCAGCCGACGCCGGCGTCGACAACGTGGCGGGCGCCAAGGCGTCGCCCGCCTGCGTGGCCCAGGTCAAGACGCTGCGGATGTCCGCCGTCGGCACGCTCAACGACGTCGCGAAATCCGGCAAGGCCTATCTGGAGAAGGCGCATCCCGGCCTCACCGTGGACCTCAACACGAGTGCGCCGGACTACACCTCCCTCGTCCAGCAGATCAGCGCCGACCGCTCGGCCGGCCGTTCCGTCGACGTGGCGGTCGCCGGCTTCGACCTGCTCCCGACCTTCGCCCGGGACCTCGGCGCCCAGGAGCTCTCCCCACGCCTGCTGCGCGCGTCCTACGACCAACGGCTGGTCGGCCTCGGGCAGGTCGCCGGGAAGCAGATCGGCATTCCCCAGCAGGTGTCGTCTCTGGCCCTGGTCTACAACCTCGACGTGCTGCAGAAGGCCGGCGTCGATCCGGCGACGCTGGGCACGACCGACGGGGTGATCGCCGCCGCCGACAAGATCAAGGCTTCGGGTCAGAATATCCAGCCCCTCGACCTGCCGACCGGCCAGCAGTTCGGGCAGTGGATCCTCAACACCCTGGCCAGCTCCAAGGGGACGCCGATCCAGGACGCGAACGGTCGGCCCGCCCTGAACACCCCGGCGGCCCGCGAGGCCGCCGCGTTCCTCGCGAAGGCCGCGAGCTACGGCACGCACTCCGCCGATCCGACCCAGCAGGGCCTGCTGCGGTTCGGCATCCGCCGGCAGACGGCGATGACCGCCGTGACGGTGGCCTCCGTGGCCGGCGGGCTGAAGTTCATCGCGGGGCAGGGGACGAAGGGTTTCCGGGCCGGCGCGGTCCCGTTCCCGACTCTGCCCGGCGGGACCCAGCACCCGGTCGCGGGCGGCAACGCGCTGACGGTCCTGTCCACCGACCGCTGCCAGCGGGAGATGGCGACCGAACTGGTCGTGTCGCTGCTTTCGCCGGACGTCGTGGCCGCGAGCACGGAGGCGTTGAGCTACATCCCGGTGGATACTCAGGCCGTCAGCCAGCTCGGGTCGTTCTACGAGACCTATCCGCAGCTCAAGCCGTTCAACGCGCTCATCCCCTCGCTGGTGAAGGCGCCGGCTTGGAGCGGGGCCCGCGGCGGGGAGGTCCCGAGCGCGATCTCGGACCAGGTGCAGCGCATCCTTAAGGGCGAGGACCCGGTCAGGGCCCTCGCCGCGGCCCAGAGCCAGGCTGTGGAACTCACCCGTTGA
- a CDS encoding ABC transporter ATP-binding protein, which produces MTRITEPADGPAVVTAATAGVPIEIDGLGRSFGPVHALRDVTLTVAPGEIVALLGPSGSGKSTLLRICAGLEEPTSGDLRFGAVSQLGVAPHRRDVSMVFQHFALYPHLTALENLTLALRHGRGLPKAAAVARARETLDMLGIGELAARRPAKMSGGQRQRVAIGRALATRARVILLDEPMSGLDAQLRVDLRVEIVGLLRRLGTTALFVTHDQAEAMAVGDRVAVLSGGRLQQIGTPDEIYDRPATRFVAAFIGSPPMNVREGRWHDGQLHGDGFALPAPAGATAFGVRPEHLVLVAAASTGSGSVPADAVVAPVALASDALRVTGEVVVSERLGAERTVYVRTSAGVLAVRVDAAEVPGVGMRVTLRAPLSTLTFFDAAGARI; this is translated from the coding sequence ATGACCCGGATCACGGAACCGGCCGACGGACCCGCCGTGGTGACGGCCGCCACCGCGGGGGTGCCGATCGAGATCGACGGGCTGGGCCGGTCGTTCGGCCCGGTCCATGCGCTGCGCGACGTCACGCTGACGGTTGCGCCGGGGGAGATCGTCGCGCTGCTCGGACCGTCCGGCTCGGGCAAGTCGACGCTGCTGCGGATCTGCGCCGGGCTCGAGGAGCCGACGTCGGGTGATCTGCGTTTCGGCGCGGTCAGCCAGCTTGGCGTCGCACCCCACCGCCGGGACGTGTCCATGGTCTTCCAGCATTTCGCGCTCTACCCGCATCTGACGGCGCTGGAGAACCTCACTCTGGCGTTGCGTCACGGCCGCGGCCTGCCGAAGGCCGCGGCGGTGGCCCGGGCCCGTGAGACGCTGGACATGCTCGGCATCGGTGAGCTGGCAGCTCGCCGGCCCGCGAAGATGTCCGGGGGCCAGCGCCAGCGGGTCGCGATCGGCCGGGCACTCGCGACCCGGGCCCGGGTGATCCTGTTGGACGAGCCGATGTCGGGGCTCGACGCCCAGCTCCGGGTCGATCTGCGGGTCGAGATCGTGGGCCTGCTGCGCCGGCTCGGCACCACCGCCCTGTTCGTCACGCACGACCAGGCCGAGGCGATGGCGGTCGGTGACCGGGTCGCGGTGCTCAGCGGCGGCCGGCTGCAGCAGATCGGGACGCCCGACGAGATCTACGACCGGCCCGCCACGCGCTTCGTCGCGGCGTTCATCGGCAGCCCGCCGATGAACGTCCGGGAGGGACGCTGGCATGACGGCCAACTGCACGGGGACGGATTCGCCCTGCCCGCCCCCGCCGGCGCGACGGCATTCGGAGTCCGGCCCGAGCACCTGGTCCTGGTGGCGGCGGCTTCCACTGGATCGGGATCGGTACCGGCGGACGCCGTGGTGGCGCCGGTGGCGCTGGCGTCGGACGCGCTGCGGGTAACCGGTGAGGTCGTGGTGAGCGAGCGGCTCGGGGCGGAGCGGACGGTGTACGTCCGGACCTCCGCCGGGGTGCTCGCCGTCAGGGTCGACGCCGCTGAGGTGCCCGGCGTGGGCATGCGGGTCACCCTGCGCGCACCGCTGTCCACCCTGACCTTCTTCGACGCCGCCGGCGCCCGGATCTGA
- a CDS encoding transcriptional regulator, giving the protein MLTDNAHACTHPLAFIRAQRGWSYQRLARVVARRARDLGVANMAAERQKVWRWEHRGVVPDRVSQLALAAELGVPNDRLESHPWPAWLPTGDAVRTEYPWTPGGSITSIMDVVEDALSDRRGFLTITGTGVAELATQWLGMEPARLAAALNGGRVDDQIVNRIEHNIPGLRVMDERLGGESVRRLVDAELGVVADLLARGSYTEHVGRHLHLVAAELARFAGWVSFDAGFQTAAQRYWITALHAAHAGGDRMLGANVLKNMSLQCVDFARPREAVDLAEAAVASAGGASGRVGAMLHMRRARAHAALGEASACAQALACSEEAMVTARPEEPAWSSYFDEAEYQAQIGSCYIDLGHLAQADRWLERSLAIQPDSRARDRATYLLRWAAVQMDLGNVDHGCELTRQALPMLAATRSKRNARRADELRRRLRRHGTDPAVRELDQILARTV; this is encoded by the coding sequence ATGCTGACGGATAACGCTCATGCCTGCACTCATCCGCTTGCGTTCATCCGAGCCCAGCGCGGGTGGTCCTACCAGCGTCTGGCGCGGGTCGTGGCCCGCCGCGCACGTGACCTCGGGGTGGCGAACATGGCCGCCGAGCGGCAGAAGGTCTGGCGCTGGGAGCACCGTGGGGTCGTGCCCGACCGGGTGTCCCAGCTCGCGCTCGCCGCGGAGCTCGGCGTGCCCAACGATCGCCTGGAGTCGCACCCCTGGCCCGCGTGGCTACCGACCGGCGACGCGGTGCGCACCGAGTACCCGTGGACGCCGGGTGGCAGCATAACCTCGATCATGGACGTCGTCGAGGACGCGCTCTCCGACCGCCGCGGCTTCCTGACGATCACTGGGACCGGGGTGGCGGAACTCGCGACGCAGTGGCTCGGCATGGAACCGGCCCGGCTGGCGGCGGCCCTGAACGGGGGACGGGTCGACGACCAGATCGTGAACCGGATCGAGCACAACATCCCCGGGCTACGGGTCATGGATGAGCGGCTCGGTGGGGAGAGCGTGCGCCGGCTGGTCGACGCCGAGCTCGGCGTGGTGGCGGACCTGCTGGCGCGCGGATCCTATACCGAGCACGTGGGCCGTCACCTGCATCTGGTGGCCGCGGAGCTCGCCCGGTTCGCGGGATGGGTCTCGTTCGACGCCGGCTTCCAGACGGCCGCCCAGCGGTACTGGATCACCGCGCTGCATGCCGCGCACGCCGGCGGGGACCGCATGCTCGGTGCGAACGTGCTGAAGAACATGTCCCTGCAATGCGTGGACTTCGCCCGCCCACGGGAGGCGGTGGATCTGGCCGAGGCCGCCGTGGCCAGCGCCGGGGGGGCGTCCGGTCGCGTCGGCGCCATGCTGCACATGCGGCGGGCCCGTGCCCATGCCGCGCTCGGGGAGGCCAGCGCCTGCGCGCAGGCGCTGGCCTGCTCGGAGGAAGCGATGGTCACCGCGCGGCCTGAGGAGCCCGCCTGGTCGTCCTACTTCGACGAGGCCGAGTACCAGGCGCAGATCGGCAGCTGCTACATCGATCTCGGTCACCTCGCGCAGGCGGACCGGTGGCTGGAACGCTCCCTGGCGATCCAGCCGGACTCCCGGGCCCGGGACCGGGCCACCTACCTGCTTCGGTGGGCCGCGGTCCAGATGGATCTCGGTAACGTCGATCACGGGTGCGAGCTGACCCGCCAGGCCCTGCCGATGCTGGCGGCGACGCGATCCAAGCGCAACGCCCGCCGGGCCGACGAGCTGCGCCGCCGGCTGCGGCGGCACGGCACCGACCCGGCGGTGCGGGAACTCGATCAGATCCTCGCCCGGACTGTCTGA
- a CDS encoding YgfZ/GcvT domain-containing protein, with product MTAGSLTTPASLSPLLGLPGAVAGTAEDDAVAAHYGDPLREQRAVRGGAAVVDRSHRDVLRVSGPDRLSWLHSITSQHLSALGALRGTEALVLSPHGHVEHHLVLADDGTSTWVDVEPGTGGILLRYLESMRFMLRVEPADLGAVTAVLSVLGPRAAQVAAAALGGPGDGAPGPGLPEPQAPGPVGAPITGPYPVGRTGTGTLVRRMPHGVDLLVGRADLTGTVERLRAAGAGLAGLSAFDAMRIASRRPRLSRETDHRTIPHEVGWLASAVHLDKGCYRGQETVARVHNLGRPPRRLVLLHLDGTVAAPRSTVTVGGREVGFVGSSEVHEELGPIALAVIKRSVPTDASLVVADPDGAPLAAAIDPDDEPATTAPKRPAGRLRS from the coding sequence ATGACCGCAGGGTCCCTCACGACGCCCGCCTCGCTCTCCCCGTTGCTCGGCCTGCCGGGTGCGGTGGCCGGCACTGCCGAAGACGACGCGGTCGCCGCCCACTACGGCGATCCGCTACGGGAACAGCGCGCGGTGCGCGGCGGTGCCGCCGTCGTCGACAGATCACATCGGGACGTGCTGCGCGTCTCCGGCCCCGACCGGCTCTCCTGGCTGCACAGCATCACCTCTCAGCATCTGTCCGCGCTGGGCGCGCTGCGGGGCACCGAGGCGCTGGTGCTCTCCCCGCACGGCCACGTCGAACACCATCTCGTCCTCGCCGACGACGGCACGTCCACCTGGGTGGACGTCGAGCCCGGCACCGGCGGCATCCTGCTGCGCTACCTGGAGTCGATGCGCTTCATGCTCCGAGTGGAGCCAGCGGACCTCGGCGCGGTGACGGCGGTGCTCAGCGTGCTCGGGCCAAGGGCCGCGCAGGTCGCGGCCGCGGCACTGGGCGGGCCGGGTGACGGCGCGCCCGGCCCGGGCCTGCCCGAACCACAGGCACCCGGCCCGGTCGGGGCGCCGATCACCGGTCCCTACCCGGTCGGCCGTACCGGGACGGGCACGCTGGTCCGGCGGATGCCCCACGGCGTCGACCTCCTCGTCGGCCGGGCCGACCTGACCGGCACCGTCGAGCGGCTGCGCGCCGCCGGGGCGGGTCTGGCCGGGCTGTCCGCCTTCGACGCCATGCGCATCGCCTCCCGACGGCCCCGGCTCAGCCGGGAGACCGACCATCGCACCATTCCGCACGAGGTGGGGTGGCTGGCGAGCGCCGTGCACCTGGACAAGGGCTGCTACCGCGGGCAGGAAACCGTCGCCCGGGTGCACAACCTCGGTCGCCCGCCGCGGCGGCTGGTGCTGCTGCATCTCGACGGCACGGTGGCGGCGCCCCGTTCCACCGTCACGGTCGGCGGGCGCGAGGTCGGGTTTGTCGGCAGCTCCGAGGTCCACGAGGAACTCGGCCCCATCGCCCTGGCGGTGATCAAGCGGTCCGTGCCGACGGATGCCTCCCTCGTCGTCGCCGATCCCGACGGCGCGCCGCTGGCCGCCGCGATCGATCCGGACGACGAGCCAGCCACGACGGCGCCGAAGCGTCCCGCCGGGCGGCTGCGTTCCTGA
- a CDS encoding phosphoglyceromutase: MPTLVLLRHGESIWNRENLFTGWVDVDLSEKGAKEATRGGELLRESGVLPDVVHTSLLTRAIRTAWLALDAAGRTWVPVRRTWRLNERHYGGLQGLNKAETLEKFGAEQFQLWRRSYDTPPPEIGPEQVSGVDERYDDLAPDVIPRTECLADVVARMLPYWYDAIVPDLRTGRTVLVAAHGNSLRALVKHLDHISDTDIAGLNIPTGIPLRYELDDQLGVVSSGYLDPDAAALAAAAVAAQGTKK, encoded by the coding sequence ATGCCGACGCTCGTCCTGCTCCGCCACGGTGAGAGCATTTGGAACCGCGAAAACCTGTTCACCGGCTGGGTGGACGTTGATCTTTCCGAGAAGGGTGCCAAGGAGGCCACTCGCGGGGGTGAGCTGCTGCGGGAGTCCGGCGTCCTGCCGGACGTGGTGCACACGTCCCTGCTGACCAGGGCGATCCGCACCGCCTGGCTGGCGCTGGATGCCGCCGGGCGCACCTGGGTTCCGGTTCGCCGCACCTGGCGGCTCAACGAGCGGCACTACGGCGGCCTGCAGGGCCTGAACAAGGCGGAGACGCTGGAGAAGTTCGGCGCGGAGCAGTTCCAGCTCTGGCGTCGCTCCTATGACACGCCGCCGCCGGAGATCGGTCCGGAGCAGGTCAGCGGGGTGGACGAGCGCTATGACGACCTTGCCCCCGACGTCATCCCGCGGACCGAGTGCCTCGCCGACGTCGTTGCCCGGATGCTGCCCTACTGGTACGACGCGATCGTGCCGGACCTGCGGACCGGCCGTACCGTCCTGGTGGCGGCGCATGGCAACTCGCTGCGCGCCCTGGTGAAGCATCTCGATCACATCAGCGACACCGACATCGCCGGGCTCAACATCCCCACCGGCATCCCGCTGCGCTACGAGCTGGACGACCAGCTGGGTGTGGTGAGCTCGGGGTACCTCGACCCCGACGCCGCGGCGCTCGCCGCGGCCGCCGTCGCCGCGCAGGGCACCAAGAAGTAG